In Acinetobacter sp. C32I, one genomic interval encodes:
- a CDS encoding glycosyltransferase, with the protein MPAIDILFLFGFLGIWIPQAFWAWLSFQAWKYSKNAAKELENMPVPEHWPVLSVLIPAYNEGVVIEDTLHAIAQQDYPAHAYEVLLINDGSKDNTLEIAERMAAIYPCIKIVNVPKGMGGKGKSRTLNNGLPHATGELIVVYDADSTPEPDCVRLLAQTLLADKKLVAVNGKVRTRNWRDSILTRFIAIEFIFFQWIFQGGRWQRFELSTLMGTNYVIWRDALETLGGFDEKSLVDDTEMSFRIFLGQRRIKWVPYAVGWQQDPPSLSVFVKQRSRWTQGNFYVTSKYLPIALRKPFPIGIEIFNNIMCYVLFVPALIWSHITLALGLLGIAGITVPGPFTLLWGLSFCLYVAQMWFTLSLERAKPQLYFFSVLSYVTYSQVFLFIVFKAAYDMLKNKIQGNSLQWYKTERSKEKK; encoded by the coding sequence ATGCCCGCGATTGATATTCTTTTCTTATTCGGTTTTTTAGGCATCTGGATTCCTCAAGCCTTCTGGGCTTGGCTCAGTTTTCAGGCATGGAAGTATTCAAAAAACGCAGCCAAGGAACTGGAAAATATGCCAGTTCCTGAACACTGGCCTGTATTAAGTGTTTTGATTCCTGCCTATAACGAAGGTGTGGTGATCGAAGATACCCTACATGCGATTGCCCAGCAGGATTACCCTGCCCATGCCTATGAAGTGCTACTGATTAATGATGGCTCAAAAGACAATACACTAGAAATTGCGGAAAGAATGGCGGCCATTTATCCCTGCATTAAAATTGTCAATGTGCCGAAAGGAATGGGCGGAAAAGGTAAGTCACGTACTCTCAATAATGGTTTACCCCATGCCACCGGTGAACTTATTGTGGTCTATGATGCCGATAGTACCCCTGAACCTGACTGTGTCCGTTTATTAGCCCAGACCTTACTGGCGGATAAAAAATTAGTCGCCGTGAATGGTAAGGTCCGTACCCGCAACTGGCGTGACAGTATTTTGACCCGTTTTATTGCGATCGAATTTATTTTCTTCCAATGGATTTTCCAAGGGGGTCGTTGGCAACGTTTTGAACTGTCCACCCTGATGGGCACCAATTATGTAATCTGGCGCGATGCTTTGGAAACACTTGGTGGTTTTGATGAAAAATCTTTAGTTGATGATACTGAAATGAGCTTTCGTATCTTCCTTGGGCAAAGACGAATTAAATGGGTACCTTATGCAGTCGGTTGGCAACAAGATCCACCCTCGTTAAGTGTCTTTGTCAAACAGCGCTCACGCTGGACCCAAGGAAACTTTTATGTCACCAGTAAATATCTGCCAATTGCGTTGAGAAAACCGTTTCCAATCGGCATCGAAATTTTTAACAACATCATGTGCTATGTCCTATTTGTACCGGCACTGATCTGGAGTCACATTACCTTAGCTTTAGGATTGCTTGGGATTGCTGGGATTACTGTTCCAGGTCCATTCACCCTGCTTTGGGGCTTATCCTTCTGTTTATATGTCGCACAAATGTGGTTCACCTTATCTTTAGAACGAGCCAAACCTCAACTATATTTCTTCTCGGTCTTATCTTACGTAACCTATTCACAAGTGTTCTTATTTATCGTGTTTAAAGCTGCTTATGACATGCTGAAAAATAAGATTCAGGGAAATTCGTTACAGTGGTATAAAACTGAGCGTAGCAAGGAGAAAAAATAA
- a CDS encoding deoxyribodipyrimidine photo-lyase, protein MSHPYQLIWFRQDLRIHDHAALWHATQAGPCLALVILSPAQWQRHDDAAIKIEFYLRQLQQLKQQLDQLNIPLMIKTIPLWKDLPDFFADLLQQLEIEHVYANVELGVNELKRDQAIQKRCNQQQKEFTLFHDRTLFPVASIRNQSNLPYQVFGAFKKTCYQRLQHGLPQCYPAPETQQKLTLDFSMFQQSDIQQLQHDYRQQIEHTHFTEWQVSEDYALNLLDQFIEEHLADYKTARDLPAVSGTSQLSAYLNIGIISIRQCLQALFRQQYGHFEIQSEGQQTWLDELLWREFYQHVLFDFPQVSKHLPFQSATKKIIWRNDPVALEKWQLGQTGIPIVDAGMRQMLATGWMHNRVRMICAMFLSKNLLIDWRKGEQWFMQHLIDGDLAANNGGWQWCASTGTDAVPYFRVFNPITQSQKFDPNGTYIRQWVPELAHLESKIIHEPYAKNQTLILDYPEPLVDLKHSRLRAIAAFKTT, encoded by the coding sequence ATGTCTCATCCCTATCAACTGATTTGGTTTCGCCAAGATTTAAGAATCCATGATCATGCTGCACTTTGGCATGCGACTCAGGCTGGCCCATGTCTGGCACTGGTGATCTTATCGCCTGCACAATGGCAACGACATGATGATGCAGCGATTAAAATCGAATTTTATTTACGCCAACTACAACAATTAAAACAACAACTGGATCAACTCAATATTCCTTTAATGATTAAGACCATTCCACTTTGGAAAGATCTACCTGATTTTTTTGCTGATTTGCTCCAACAACTTGAGATTGAACATGTCTATGCCAATGTCGAACTTGGCGTCAATGAACTCAAGCGGGATCAGGCCATACAAAAGCGATGCAATCAGCAGCAAAAAGAATTCACTCTTTTTCATGACCGCACCTTATTTCCTGTTGCCTCAATCCGCAATCAGTCTAATTTGCCTTATCAAGTGTTTGGCGCATTTAAGAAAACCTGCTATCAACGTTTACAGCATGGTCTACCCCAATGTTATCCAGCTCCTGAAACACAGCAGAAACTAACACTCGACTTTTCCATGTTTCAGCAGAGTGATATTCAACAGCTACAACACGATTACCGCCAACAAATAGAACATACTCATTTTACTGAATGGCAAGTGAGTGAAGACTATGCGCTCAACTTACTCGACCAGTTTATTGAAGAGCACTTAGCAGATTATAAAACTGCACGTGACCTACCTGCTGTTTCAGGCACCAGTCAGTTATCAGCCTATTTAAATATTGGGATAATTTCGATTCGGCAATGCCTACAAGCCCTGTTTAGACAGCAATATGGTCATTTTGAGATTCAATCTGAAGGCCAACAAACATGGTTAGATGAGCTGCTTTGGCGTGAGTTTTACCAACATGTGCTATTCGATTTTCCTCAGGTATCAAAACACCTTCCCTTTCAATCTGCTACAAAGAAAATCATCTGGCGAAATGATCCTGTTGCTTTAGAAAAATGGCAACTCGGGCAAACAGGGATTCCGATTGTTGATGCAGGCATGCGGCAAATGTTAGCCACAGGATGGATGCATAATCGGGTTCGTATGATCTGTGCCATGTTCTTAAGCAAAAACTTACTGATCGACTGGCGCAAGGGTGAACAATGGTTTATGCAACATTTGATCGATGGTGATCTAGCCGCGAATAATGGCGGATGGCAATGGTGCGCCTCGACAGGTACAGATGCTGTACCCTATTTCCGCGTATTTAACCCCATTACACAATCCCAGAAGTTTGATCCCAATGGTACGTATATTCGCCAATGGGTTCCTGAACTGGCCCATCTTGAATCAAAAATTATTCATGAACCTTATGCAAAAAATCAGACCTTAATACTGGATTATCCTGAGCCATTGGTTGATTTAAAGCACAGTCGTCTACGTGCCATAGCAGCGTTCAAAACAACCTAA
- a CDS encoding peptidylprolyl isomerase, translated as MTAIANNHVVSFHYTLTNAEGETLDQSQGEPLAYLHGAGNIIPGLENALTGKTVGEKFTVNVPAAEGYGEYNPDLVQEVPAQMFQGVDNIQPGMQFQAQTDDGVQIVTVKAIEGDNIIVDANFPLAGQDLTFEVEIVEIRDASQEELDHGHVHGAGGHHH; from the coding sequence ATGACTGCTATTGCAAATAACCACGTGGTTTCATTCCACTACACTTTAACAAACGCTGAGGGTGAAACACTTGATCAATCTCAAGGTGAACCACTTGCATATTTGCACGGCGCGGGCAACATCATTCCTGGTTTAGAAAATGCGCTTACAGGTAAAACTGTTGGTGAAAAATTCACTGTAAACGTTCCAGCTGCTGAAGGCTATGGCGAATACAACCCTGACCTCGTTCAAGAAGTTCCAGCTCAAATGTTCCAAGGTGTTGACAACATCCAACCTGGTATGCAATTCCAAGCTCAAACTGATGACGGCGTTCAAATCGTAACCGTTAAAGCGATTGAAGGCGACAACATCATCGTTGATGCGAACTTCCCGCTTGCTGGTCAAGATCTTACTTTCGAAGTTGAAATCGTTGAAATCCGTGATGCTTCTCAAGAAGAATTAGATCACGGTCACGTTCACGGTGCAGGTGGTCACCACCACTAA
- a CDS encoding NAD(P)/FAD-dependent oxidoreductase — protein MSKTLHHIVIVGGGAGGLELATQLGERFGRRKKARITLVDQNLTHIWKPLLHEIAAGSLNPHEEQTNYFAHAEKHHFEFVLGTLIDVQKDKKQITISPPQLSKEHTPLTQSLSYDTLVLAVGSVSNDFGTEGVREHCHFLDSRKQADIFQQDLFHLYIEAQSQPNERALNIGIVGAGATGVELAAELIETTKNFYRYGLKKIDPKQVKITLIEASDRILPALTEKTAAHSAKQLKKMGIEILTQHKVQKVDESNVYFSNGNVLHSDITVWAAGVKAPKVLESFHDFKRDKINRLMVYATLQTYSDPNVFAFGDCANCQLDARQPPLGPRAQVASQQATFLVDAMAARLSGSPQPMFSFNEKGSLVSLSHNQAVGELLGDVSVQGFIAKTMYVSLYRLHQANIHGYTQAGMLTMKDFLTRRVRPKIKLY, from the coding sequence ATGAGTAAAACCTTACATCATATCGTGATTGTAGGCGGTGGCGCGGGTGGTTTAGAACTTGCGACACAACTAGGTGAACGTTTTGGCAGACGTAAGAAAGCCCGAATTACCCTAGTCGACCAAAACCTCACACACATATGGAAACCTCTCCTACATGAAATCGCAGCCGGCTCACTGAATCCCCACGAAGAACAGACCAATTATTTTGCGCATGCAGAAAAACATCATTTTGAGTTTGTCCTAGGCACCTTAATCGATGTTCAAAAAGATAAAAAACAAATCACCATTTCTCCCCCACAACTTTCTAAAGAACATACTCCCCTAACTCAAAGTCTCAGCTACGATACGCTTGTACTTGCAGTTGGTTCTGTATCCAATGACTTCGGTACCGAAGGTGTACGTGAACATTGCCACTTCTTAGATAGTCGGAAACAGGCCGATATCTTCCAGCAGGATTTGTTTCATCTCTATATCGAAGCACAAAGTCAACCCAATGAACGTGCCCTAAACATTGGCATTGTTGGTGCAGGTGCAACAGGGGTTGAACTGGCAGCAGAACTGATCGAGACCACTAAAAATTTCTATCGTTATGGATTGAAAAAAATTGACCCTAAACAAGTCAAAATCACATTAATTGAAGCTTCTGATCGTATCCTGCCGGCACTGACTGAAAAAACGGCTGCACACAGTGCCAAGCAACTCAAAAAAATGGGCATTGAGATTCTAACCCAACATAAAGTCCAAAAAGTTGATGAATCTAATGTCTATTTTAGCAATGGCAATGTCCTGCACTCAGACATTACGGTTTGGGCGGCAGGAGTCAAAGCACCTAAAGTTCTGGAATCGTTCCATGATTTTAAACGCGACAAAATTAATCGGTTAATGGTCTATGCAACCTTGCAAACGTATTCTGATCCCAATGTCTTTGCCTTTGGTGACTGTGCCAACTGTCAATTGGATGCGCGTCAACCGCCATTAGGTCCACGTGCACAAGTCGCAAGCCAACAGGCAACCTTTTTAGTGGATGCAATGGCTGCACGTCTGTCGGGTTCGCCACAACCGATGTTTAGCTTTAATGAAAAAGGCTCACTGGTGTCATTAAGCCACAATCAAGCCGTGGGAGAATTGCTGGGTGATGTCAGCGTACAAGGTTTTATTGCCAAAACCATGTATGTGTCTTTATATCGACTGCACCAAGCTAACATTCATGGTTATACCCAAGCAGGTATGCTCACCATGAAAGATTTCCTGACGCGTCGTGTCCGTCCAAAAATTAAACTGTATTGA
- a CDS encoding D-alanyl-D-alanine carboxypeptidase PBP6B — MKFLLSLFTLFSLICANLAHANLLNIAPETVEAQAWSVIDAQSGQIIAEHNSHVQRAPASLTKMMVAYIALKEIEAGKLRKEEILTATPVVSTVMWDESQMYLKAGEQISVDQLLAGLIVMSANDAAVTLAEKISGSVPQFVARMNQEAQALGMKDTHFSNPAGITMPDHYSTAADLSLLAKAIVKQTPEYLYYSKMPSFSYNQHFHHATNLALKMDPTADGLKTGFTKAAGYNLALTAERPTFNPQVEKRRLIVVVLGTPSAVKRAEVAHKLMNLAYTYTRDEEVIPKQRLIAELPVIKSTLKMFKVETQQPTIVTTSLYGQAAPIDLNTFDLLTQRIHLTDANQQVTTVEPLQTTNTHINVELNEQHLTAPLTQVMNLATVSIYQNNQLIRSLQIENEVQIEEANIFQKIMIWFSNLFSFFSTNDSKNPKLYPLNQG; from the coding sequence GTGAAATTTCTCCTCTCCCTCTTTACGTTGTTTAGTCTCATTTGCGCAAACCTTGCACATGCAAATTTACTTAACATTGCCCCTGAAACCGTTGAAGCTCAAGCATGGTCAGTGATTGATGCTCAATCAGGACAAATTATTGCCGAGCATAACAGCCACGTTCAACGTGCACCTGCATCGCTCACCAAAATGATGGTTGCTTATATCGCGCTCAAAGAGATTGAGGCAGGTAAATTACGTAAAGAAGAAATACTGACCGCAACTCCTGTTGTCAGTACCGTCATGTGGGATGAGTCACAAATGTACCTCAAAGCAGGGGAACAGATTTCTGTTGATCAGCTTTTGGCAGGTCTCATTGTGATGTCTGCCAATGATGCAGCCGTTACGCTTGCAGAAAAAATTTCAGGCAGCGTACCGCAATTTGTGGCGCGTATGAACCAAGAAGCGCAAGCCTTGGGCATGAAAGATACACATTTCAGTAATCCAGCTGGGATTACCATGCCTGATCATTATTCAACAGCAGCTGATCTGAGCTTGCTCGCAAAAGCGATTGTGAAACAAACTCCTGAATATTTATATTATTCAAAAATGCCAAGCTTTAGCTATAACCAACATTTTCACCATGCAACCAATCTTGCTTTGAAAATGGATCCAACAGCAGATGGCTTAAAAACAGGTTTTACCAAAGCGGCAGGTTACAACTTAGCCCTCACTGCTGAGCGTCCGACCTTTAATCCACAAGTTGAAAAACGTCGTCTTATCGTTGTGGTTCTGGGCACACCAAGTGCCGTAAAGCGCGCTGAAGTTGCACATAAGTTAATGAATTTGGCTTATACCTATACCCGTGATGAAGAAGTGATTCCGAAGCAAAGACTGATTGCCGAATTGCCTGTGATTAAATCAACTTTGAAAATGTTTAAAGTTGAAACACAGCAACCGACCATTGTGACTACTTCTCTCTATGGTCAAGCAGCACCGATTGATTTAAATACTTTTGATTTACTGACACAACGTATTCATTTGACCGATGCCAACCAGCAAGTCACGACGGTTGAGCCACTTCAAACCACCAATACGCATATCAATGTCGAACTGAATGAACAGCATTTAACGGCGCCTTTGACTCAAGTCATGAACTTGGCCACCGTATCAATTTATCAAAACAATCAATTGATTCGCAGCCTACAAATTGAGAATGAGGTACAGATTGAAGAAGCCAATATTTTCCAGAAAATAATGATCTGGTTTTCTAATCTGTTTAGCTTTTTCTCAACAAATGATAGCAAAAACCCAAAACTTTACCCCTTAAATCAAGGTTAA
- a CDS encoding PDZ domain-containing protein produces the protein MLHYQIEFDDYRQHLIHVTLRFLANPNQELWLPTWIPGSYLIREFSKHIESVKASDEAGRLLSIKKTEKNRWRLFNTDHELITVEYDVYAYDLSVRGAYVDQTRLYVNPACVCLGLKDQEQAPCEVEIFLPDELKHFQIATGLPNKSLVKGRFTLKSDNYDQLIDSPFELAEQSRFSFEANGIPHEFVISGKHTTNLSRLEADIQKICQTEINMFGSAPFQNYTFMTMATGNSYGGLEHCNSTSLITPRDDLPKADEAEEPSKDYQRFLGLCSHEYFHSWLVKFIRPENFANYDLHQEAYTSLLWIFEGFTSYYDDLILLRSGVISQKSYLDLLKAQIDRYLQNPGRFVQSVAESSFDAWIKFYRQDENSNNAGTSYYNKGSLVALCLDLGLRLRGSNLDALMRRLYENTQNGIQVNERTIFELCHELTGDNWIEQINHLINTTDELPLDQLFPEFGLSYNLKNDKALPFGLKVVDKAEGVVVQQVRRESAAALAGLSANDVIIAIDGIKASEKLLAKYAKQQGTFTLYAFRRDELLQFELQAGENTLTTVELKVEDQHKVDRWLNG, from the coding sequence ATGTTGCACTATCAAATTGAGTTCGACGATTATCGCCAGCACCTGATTCATGTCACACTTCGTTTTCTTGCAAATCCCAATCAAGAGCTTTGGTTGCCCACTTGGATTCCTGGCAGCTATTTGATTCGAGAATTTTCCAAACATATCGAATCGGTAAAAGCATCTGATGAAGCAGGGCGTTTACTCAGTATTAAAAAAACAGAGAAAAATCGCTGGCGCCTATTCAATACCGATCATGAGCTGATTACAGTTGAATATGATGTGTATGCCTATGATTTATCAGTGCGTGGGGCTTATGTTGATCAAACTCGTTTATACGTCAACCCAGCTTGTGTTTGTTTGGGGCTAAAAGATCAAGAGCAAGCGCCGTGCGAAGTGGAAATCTTTCTACCCGATGAACTCAAACATTTTCAAATCGCGACAGGTTTACCAAACAAAAGCTTGGTCAAAGGACGTTTTACTTTAAAATCAGACAACTATGATCAGTTGATTGATAGTCCATTTGAATTGGCAGAGCAAAGTCGTTTTAGTTTTGAAGCCAACGGTATTCCGCATGAGTTTGTAATCTCTGGGAAGCATACGACCAATTTGTCGCGTTTAGAGGCCGATATTCAAAAGATCTGCCAGACTGAAATCAATATGTTTGGTTCAGCACCATTCCAAAACTATACCTTTATGACCATGGCCACAGGCAATAGTTATGGTGGTTTGGAGCACTGCAACAGTACTAGCTTAATTACACCACGTGATGATTTACCGAAGGCGGATGAAGCAGAAGAGCCTTCTAAAGATTATCAACGTTTCTTAGGTCTGTGCAGCCATGAGTATTTTCATTCATGGTTAGTGAAATTTATTCGCCCTGAAAATTTTGCCAACTATGATTTGCATCAAGAAGCATACACCAGCTTATTGTGGATTTTTGAAGGTTTTACGTCTTATTACGATGATCTGATTTTGTTGCGCAGCGGCGTGATTTCACAAAAATCTTATTTGGATTTACTTAAAGCGCAAATTGATCGCTATTTACAAAATCCAGGACGTTTTGTGCAATCTGTAGCTGAATCAAGTTTTGATGCGTGGATCAAGTTCTATCGTCAAGATGAAAACTCGAATAATGCAGGAACAAGTTACTATAACAAAGGCAGTTTGGTGGCACTTTGCCTAGACTTAGGGTTGCGTTTACGTGGTTCAAACCTAGATGCTTTAATGCGTCGCCTATATGAAAATACCCAAAATGGGATTCAGGTTAATGAGCGGACTATTTTTGAATTGTGTCATGAATTGACCGGGGATAACTGGATTGAGCAAATCAATCATCTGATTAATACCACAGATGAGTTACCACTGGATCAACTGTTCCCTGAGTTCGGTTTGAGCTACAACCTTAAAAATGACAAGGCTTTGCCTTTTGGCTTAAAAGTGGTAGATAAAGCGGAAGGCGTTGTGGTACAGCAAGTGCGTCGAGAGAGTGCGGCGGCACTAGCGGGTTTATCTGCCAATGATGTGATTATTGCCATTGATGGCATCAAGGCATCAGAGAAGCTGTTGGCGAAATATGCAAAACAACAAGGCACATTTACGCTCTATGCATTCCGTCGTGATGAATTATTGCAATTTGAACTGCAAGCGGGTGAAAACACATTAACCACGGTTGAACTCAAAGTTGAAGACCAACACAAAGTTGATCGTTGGTTGAATGGTTAG
- the uraH gene encoding hydroxyisourate hydrolase, producing the protein MYKNLFAIAALSASSSLFAATNPLSVHVLNQQNGLPAADVTVVLEAQQKNQWIEINQAKTDQNGRITALYPTQQQLKSGVYKVTFKTGDWYKAQKQSSFFPEIPVIFEVDGTLPHYHIPLLLSPYGYSTYRGS; encoded by the coding sequence ATGTATAAAAATCTATTCGCCATCGCCGCACTATCGGCTTCAAGCAGCTTATTTGCAGCGACAAACCCATTAAGTGTGCATGTTCTCAATCAGCAAAATGGTCTACCTGCTGCAGATGTCACCGTTGTTCTCGAGGCGCAACAAAAAAACCAATGGATAGAAATTAATCAGGCCAAAACTGATCAGAATGGAAGAATTACTGCACTTTATCCGACGCAACAACAATTAAAGTCGGGTGTTTATAAAGTGACTTTTAAAACAGGTGATTGGTATAAAGCGCAAAAGCAAAGCAGTTTTTTCCCTGAAATTCCGGTTATTTTTGAAGTTGATGGCACCTTGCCACACTATCACATTCCCTTACTGCTCAGCCCCTATGGTTATTCGACTTATCGAGGCAGCTAA
- a CDS encoding outer membrane beta-barrel protein, whose product MDKLLTRFAVSSVLLTSASLSYAQDLNDPGYYISAKVAAAELKADNMQTSLRPGIGQFIAGKDKKDLTNTSLGFGYDFGNGWRTEAEYNFKNDAEFTSGSSNFPTSFNHHKVETQRVMLNAYRDFEVMQNIAIYGNLGLGVARTESSGWQGNASRQYLANTETQLVYSFGAGATYKAIKNLNLDLGYRYVDLGKADSGLNNFANARSLQDEQMKAHLYSSEFYLGARYSF is encoded by the coding sequence ATGGACAAGCTACTCACCCGTTTCGCAGTTTCATCTGTTTTACTGACTTCTGCATCCCTAAGTTATGCTCAGGACCTAAATGATCCAGGTTATTATATCTCGGCAAAAGTGGCTGCTGCCGAACTCAAGGCAGACAATATGCAAACCAGTTTACGCCCAGGCATTGGTCAATTTATCGCGGGTAAAGATAAAAAAGATTTAACCAATACCTCACTGGGTTTCGGCTATGATTTTGGCAATGGTTGGCGCACAGAAGCTGAATATAACTTTAAAAATGATGCTGAGTTTACCAGCGGCTCAAGCAATTTCCCTACCAGTTTCAATCATCATAAAGTGGAGACTCAGCGTGTGATGCTAAATGCTTATCGTGATTTTGAAGTCATGCAAAATATAGCGATTTACGGCAATCTTGGCTTGGGAGTGGCACGTACAGAATCCTCAGGTTGGCAAGGCAATGCATCGCGTCAATACCTAGCCAATACGGAAACCCAACTGGTGTATAGCTTTGGTGCAGGTGCAACCTACAAAGCCATTAAAAATTTAAATCTAGATTTGGGTTATCGCTATGTTGACTTGGGTAAAGCCGATAGCGGGTTAAACAACTTTGCCAATGCACGTAGTCTGCAAGATGAGCAAATGAAAGCCCATCTTTATTCAAGCGAGTTCTATCTCGGTGCCAGATACTCATTCTAA
- a CDS encoding heavy metal response regulator transcription factor — MHILIVEDESKIAQFLAKGLHESGYTCAIAKDGIEALSRLQREAFDLLILDVMLPQLDGWQVLQTLRTFSKIPVLMLTAKDHVLDRVKGLELGADDYLIKPFSYVELLARIKSLLRRVPKIEKEIYQIANLRLNRLSREVHRAETKIDLTAKEFVLLQLLIQHRGEVLTRTQIASMVWNINFDTDTNVVDVAIRRLRAKIDDHFVPKLIYTVRGMGYKVDLKDEHHG; from the coding sequence ATGCATATTTTAATTGTTGAAGATGAATCCAAAATCGCACAGTTTCTAGCGAAAGGATTACACGAGTCAGGCTATACCTGTGCTATTGCAAAAGATGGCATAGAAGCATTGTCACGCTTGCAACGAGAGGCATTTGATTTACTGATTTTGGATGTCATGCTGCCACAACTGGATGGTTGGCAAGTCTTACAAACACTACGGACGTTTTCAAAAATCCCTGTGCTGATGCTGACGGCAAAGGATCATGTGCTGGATCGGGTGAAAGGATTAGAGCTTGGTGCAGATGACTATCTGATTAAGCCCTTTTCATATGTCGAATTATTGGCACGAATTAAAAGTCTGTTACGTCGTGTACCAAAGATTGAAAAAGAGATTTATCAAATTGCGAATTTGCGCTTGAATCGGTTGAGTCGGGAAGTTCATCGAGCCGAAACCAAGATTGATTTAACCGCCAAAGAGTTTGTGCTGTTGCAATTATTGATTCAGCATCGCGGGGAAGTATTGACTCGTACTCAAATTGCATCAATGGTTTGGAATATTAATTTTGATACGGATACCAATGTGGTCGATGTGGCGATACGCCGTTTGAGAGCAAAAATTGATGATCACTTTGTTCCTAAGTTGATATATACCGTGCGTGGTATGGGCTATAAGGTCGATTTAAAAGATGAACATCATGGGTAA
- a CDS encoding heavy metal sensor histidine kinase, with protein sequence MNIMGKLSLASRLSLAFSLISCVVFISIGGLSYQNFKAMVYTQQDKALTARIKRMEVFLTDAHSVNILVKYPKLYENMVGHEDSIFIVKDAQHDLIQINPLQINIPEFNYSNQIQYANNTAEHPSTRFAFQTIQYGQQHYQLIAGQQWSAANILLKQYFWKILFYSGLGILLSSLLGFIVGHYLFRSMRHLIAETNNINVQKLNSRIQVRSNNIEVQQLSHAMNEMLEKIQQDYQKLAQFSEDIAHELRTPLNNLMGQTQILLSQSRPAEELENLLYSHLEEYERLTKMIESMLFIARSEHAEYDLETQELNLEQLLRNIADYFDCVIEERQMSLVFELTDDLSIVANAALMQRAIANLISNAVLHGKEQGVIALQAYQSDKHAVIVVQTEGVFIDEKHLPHLFDRFYQVDQSRHQKAQTGGLGLAIVKSIMQQHGGSAVVENHNNGVAFKLVLPLKN encoded by the coding sequence ATGAACATCATGGGTAAATTGTCTTTGGCTTCGCGTCTGAGTCTGGCTTTTAGTCTGATTTCTTGTGTGGTTTTTATCAGTATTGGTGGATTGTCTTATCAAAATTTCAAAGCGATGGTCTATACCCAACAAGACAAGGCCCTAACTGCTCGAATTAAACGGATGGAGGTATTCTTGACCGATGCCCATTCAGTCAATATTTTAGTGAAATATCCCAAGCTGTATGAAAATATGGTGGGACATGAAGACAGTATATTTATCGTCAAAGATGCACAACATGATTTGATCCAGATTAATCCGCTGCAGATCAATATCCCAGAATTCAATTATTCAAATCAAATTCAATATGCGAATAATACTGCCGAACATCCCAGCACTCGTTTTGCTTTCCAAACCATCCAATATGGCCAACAGCACTATCAATTGATTGCAGGGCAGCAATGGTCTGCAGCGAATATCCTGCTCAAGCAATATTTTTGGAAAATCTTATTTTATAGTGGTTTAGGTATTTTACTCTCAAGCTTATTGGGTTTCATAGTGGGACATTATCTGTTCCGTTCAATGCGTCATTTGATTGCTGAGACCAATAACATCAATGTGCAAAAGCTTAATTCACGGATCCAAGTTAGGTCTAACAACATTGAGGTTCAGCAACTCAGCCATGCGATGAATGAAATGCTGGAGAAAATTCAGCAGGATTATCAAAAACTGGCGCAGTTTTCAGAAGATATTGCACATGAGTTAAGAACACCGCTGAATAATTTAATGGGGCAAACCCAAATCTTATTGTCTCAGTCTCGTCCAGCCGAAGAATTGGAAAATTTATTGTATTCACATTTAGAAGAGTATGAGCGGCTGACCAAAATGATTGAAAGTATGCTGTTCATTGCACGTTCTGAACATGCGGAATACGATCTTGAAACGCAGGAACTGAATCTGGAACAGTTACTCAGGAATATCGCGGATTATTTTGATTGTGTGATTGAAGAACGTCAGATGAGTTTGGTGTTTGAATTGACTGATGATTTGAGTATTGTCGCTAATGCAGCCTTAATGCAGAGAGCGATTGCAAATTTAATCAGTAACGCAGTATTGCATGGCAAAGAACAGGGGGTCATTGCATTACAAGCCTATCAATCAGATAAACATGCGGTAATCGTCGTGCAGACTGAAGGTGTTTTTATTGACGAAAAACATTTGCCACACTTATTTGACCGATTTTATCAAGTGGATCAGAGTCGGCATCAAAAAGCACAAACAGGAGGACTGGGTTTAGCCATTGTGAAGTCAATTATGCAACAACATGGTGGCAGCGCCGTGGTGGAAAATCACAATAACGGTGTCGCATTTAAATTAGTCCTACCACTAAAGAATTAA